One Pseudomonas brassicacearum genomic region harbors:
- a CDS encoding YgdI/YgdR family lipoprotein, with protein sequence MNIRFLGLPLAAVAFLALAGCASPTVVTLQNGTQYLTKDTPNTRTADGFYEFEDISGKKVRVRADDVATIRKED encoded by the coding sequence ATGAACATCAGGTTTCTGGGCTTGCCCCTGGCCGCCGTGGCATTCCTGGCTCTGGCCGGCTGCGCATCACCCACCGTGGTGACCTTGCAGAACGGTACCCAGTATTTGACCAAGGACACCCCCAATACCCGTACCGCAGACGGCTTCTACGAATTCGAAGACATTTCCGGTAAGAAAGTCCGGGTCCGCGCCGATGACGTGGCGACGATCCGCAAGGAAGACTGA
- a CDS encoding TolC family outer membrane protein codes for MKRFYWLAALTAAVCDNAWAMGPFDVYEQALRNDPVYLGAIKERDAGLENRAIGRAGLLPQLGYSYNKGRNQSKVTYLNDRGASQHDDRNYSSYGSSLTLQQPLLDYEAYAAYRKGVAQALFADESFRGKSQELLVRVLSYYTQALFAQDQIDIAQAKKKAFEQQFRQNEHLFRQGEGTRTDILEAESRYELATAEEIEARDEQDASLRELGALIGVPALNIGDLAPLNETFQTFALQPASFDTWHELAVSNNPNLASQRQAVDVARFEVERNRAGHLPKVSAYATMRQNESESGNTYNQRYDTNTIGLEVSVPLYAGGGVSASTRQASRNMEQAEYELDAKTRETLIELRRQFSACVSGVNKLRAYQKALVSAEALVVSTRQSILGGERVNLDALNAEQQLYTTRRDLAQARYDYLMAWTKLHYYAGTLGAQDLAKVDEAFVARERIQ; via the coding sequence ATGAAGCGCTTTTATTGGCTCGCCGCATTGACGGCGGCTGTCTGCGATAACGCCTGGGCCATGGGACCGTTCGACGTCTACGAACAGGCGTTACGCAATGACCCGGTTTACCTGGGCGCGATCAAGGAGCGCGATGCCGGCCTGGAAAACCGTGCCATCGGCCGCGCCGGACTGCTGCCGCAGCTGGGCTACAGCTACAACAAGGGCCGCAACCAATCCAAGGTCACTTACCTCAATGACCGCGGCGCCAGCCAGCATGATGACCGCAACTACAGCAGCTACGGCTCCAGCCTGACCCTGCAACAGCCGCTGTTGGACTACGAGGCGTACGCGGCTTATCGAAAAGGTGTGGCGCAGGCGCTGTTCGCCGACGAAAGCTTTCGCGGCAAGAGCCAGGAGCTGCTGGTGCGGGTGCTCAGCTATTACACCCAGGCTCTTTTTGCCCAAGACCAGATCGACATCGCCCAGGCCAAGAAAAAGGCTTTCGAACAACAGTTTCGCCAGAACGAGCACCTGTTTCGCCAGGGTGAAGGTACGCGCACCGACATCCTCGAGGCCGAGTCTCGTTATGAGCTGGCAACCGCCGAAGAAATCGAGGCGCGCGACGAGCAAGACGCCTCCTTGCGCGAACTGGGCGCGCTGATTGGCGTTCCGGCCCTGAATATCGGTGACCTGGCCCCGTTGAACGAAACCTTCCAGACCTTCGCCCTGCAACCGGCCAGTTTCGACACCTGGCACGAACTGGCGGTGAGCAACAACCCGAACCTGGCATCCCAGCGTCAGGCCGTGGACGTGGCGCGCTTCGAAGTCGAGCGCAATCGCGCCGGGCACCTGCCCAAGGTCAGCGCCTACGCGACGATGCGCCAGAACGAGTCGGAAAGCGGCAACACCTACAACCAACGCTACGACACCAACACCATCGGCCTGGAAGTCAGCGTGCCGCTGTACGCCGGCGGCGGGGTCTCGGCCTCGACCCGCCAGGCCAGCCGCAACATGGAACAGGCCGAGTACGAACTCGACGCCAAGACCCGGGAAACCCTGATCGAACTGCGCCGTCAGTTCAGCGCCTGTGTGTCGGGGGTGAACAAGCTGCGGGCCTACCAGAAAGCCCTGGTCTCCGCCGAAGCCCTGGTGGTGTCGACCCGACAAAGCATCCTCGGCGGCGAGCGGGTCAACCTCGACGCGCTCAACGCCGAACAACAGCTCTACACCACCCGCCGCGACCTGGCCCAGGCCCGCTACGACTACCTCATGGCCTGGACCAAGCTGCATTACTACGCCGGCACCCTTGGAGCGCAGGACCTGGCGAAGGTGGATGAGGCGTTTGTGGCCCGGGAGCGCATTCAATGA
- a CDS encoding HlyD family type I secretion periplasmic adaptor subunit: MSKDRDMNLEHTQIPAETLERPELGARFFTRLGWALAILGAGSFFTWASLAPLDQGIPVQGTVVVSGKRKAVQSMSSGVVSRILVREGEVVKQGQPLFRLDQTQASADVQSLQAQYRMAWASLARWQSERDNLGQVNFPAQLSHDPDPQLALVLEGQRQLFSSRREAFAREQAALRANIEGATAQLAGMRRARSDLSAQAESLRLQLGNLQPLADNGYIPRNRLLDYQRQLSQVQQELAQNSGESGRVEQGIVESRLKLQQHNEEYQKEVRSQLADAQLKGETLQQQLKSAGFELQHSEILATADGIAVNLGVHTEGAVVRQGDTLLEIVPQGTRLEVEGHLPVHLIDKVGSHLPVDILFTAFNQNRTPRVSGEVSLISADQMLDEKTGAPYYVLRSSVSDVAMEKLNGLVIKPGMPAEMFVRTGERSLLNYLFKPLLDRAGSALTEE; the protein is encoded by the coding sequence ATGAGCAAGGATCGCGACATGAACCTCGAACACACTCAAATACCCGCTGAAACCCTCGAACGCCCCGAACTTGGTGCCCGTTTTTTCACTCGCTTGGGCTGGGCCCTGGCGATCCTGGGCGCCGGCAGTTTTTTCACCTGGGCCAGCCTGGCGCCGTTGGACCAGGGTATCCCGGTGCAGGGCACCGTCGTGGTTTCCGGCAAGCGCAAAGCCGTGCAGTCCATGAGCAGCGGTGTGGTCAGCAGGATCCTGGTGCGCGAAGGCGAGGTGGTGAAGCAGGGCCAGCCGTTGTTTCGGCTCGACCAGACCCAGGCCTCCGCCGACGTGCAATCGCTGCAAGCCCAGTACCGGATGGCTTGGGCCAGCCTGGCGCGCTGGCAAAGCGAGCGGGATAACCTCGGGCAAGTGAATTTCCCGGCGCAACTGAGCCACGACCCGGATCCGCAGTTGGCGCTCGTACTCGAAGGCCAGCGGCAGCTGTTTAGCAGCCGTCGCGAAGCGTTTGCCCGGGAGCAGGCCGCGTTGCGCGCCAATATCGAAGGCGCCACGGCCCAACTGGCGGGCATGCGCCGGGCCCGCAGTGACCTGAGTGCCCAGGCCGAATCCCTGCGTCTGCAACTGGGCAACCTGCAGCCCTTGGCGGACAACGGCTACATCCCACGCAATCGCCTGCTGGACTACCAGCGTCAGCTGTCGCAAGTACAACAGGAACTGGCACAAAACAGTGGCGAAAGCGGCCGGGTGGAACAGGGCATCGTTGAGTCTCGCCTGAAGCTGCAACAGCACAACGAGGAATACCAGAAAGAAGTGCGCAGTCAGCTGGCCGACGCCCAGCTCAAGGGCGAGACCCTGCAACAGCAGCTGAAATCCGCCGGGTTCGAGCTACAGCACAGCGAAATCCTCGCCACCGCCGACGGGATCGCCGTCAACCTCGGGGTGCACACCGAAGGCGCGGTGGTGCGCCAGGGCGACACCTTGCTGGAAATCGTGCCCCAAGGCACGCGCCTGGAAGTGGAAGGGCACCTGCCGGTGCACCTGATCGACAAGGTTGGCAGTCATTTGCCAGTGGACATCCTGTTCACCGCCTTCAACCAGAACCGTACGCCGAGGGTGTCAGGGGAAGTCAGCCTGATTTCCGCCGACCAAATGCTCGATGAGAAGACCGGTGCGCCGTATTACGTCCTGCGCAGCAGCGTCAGCGACGTGGCAATGGAAAAGCTCAATGGCCTGGTGATCAAGCCGGGCATGCCGGCGGAGATGTTCGTCCGCACCGGCGAGCGCTCGCTCCTCAACTACCTGTTCAAACCGCTGCTCGACCGAGCCGGCTCCGCGTTGACCGAAGAATAA
- a CDS encoding type I secretion system permease/ATPase produces the protein MNRARSSAAVPLFKALGDYKNILISVGCFTALINVLMLAPSIYMLQVYDRGLSSQNETTLAMLSLMVVGFFVFIGLLEMVRSFIVIRIGSQLERRFNLQVYKAAFERNLLQGEGNAGQSLGDLTHVRQFVTGPALFAFFDAPWFPIYLLVIYLFNVWLGLFATVGTLLLIGLACLNEAMTKKPLGQASVYSQQSSQLATSHLHNAETIQAMGMLGALRNRWFAVHSRFLGLQNQASDTGAVISSLSKTLRLCLQSLVLGLGALLVIKGDMTAGMMIAGSILMGRVLSPIDQLIAVWKQWSGAKLAYRRLNALLQAYPPQNDAMTLPPPKGQVSFEQVSAGPPGQRNATLHQLGFSLAAGEVLGVLGASGSGKSTLARVMVGVWPTLGGTVRLDGADIHRWNRDQLGPHIGYLPQDIELFSGSIAENIARFSEADPKKIVAAAQQAGVHELILRMPQGYDTVLGEDGSGLSGGQKQRVALARAMYDRPCLVVLDEPNSNLDTVGEAALASAIAQMKAQGTTVVLVTHRSSALAQADKLLVLNEGRLQAFGPNQEVLRALSGHSEAQRDSQRGTPQGSQQEPPQPTPNGLSMSRQYQAASKPRGA, from the coding sequence ATGAATAGGGCAAGGAGCAGTGCCGCAGTGCCACTCTTTAAGGCGCTGGGCGACTATAAAAATATTCTGATCAGCGTCGGTTGTTTCACTGCGCTGATTAATGTCCTGATGTTGGCGCCTTCGATTTATATGTTGCAGGTATATGACCGGGGATTGTCATCGCAAAACGAAACCACCCTGGCGATGTTGTCGTTGATGGTGGTCGGGTTCTTTGTCTTTATCGGGCTGCTGGAAATGGTGCGCAGCTTCATCGTCATCCGCATCGGCAGTCAGTTGGAAAGGCGTTTCAACCTCCAGGTGTACAAAGCGGCGTTCGAGCGCAACCTGCTCCAGGGTGAGGGCAATGCCGGGCAATCCCTGGGCGACCTGACCCATGTCCGTCAATTCGTCACCGGGCCGGCGTTATTCGCCTTCTTCGACGCGCCGTGGTTTCCCATCTACCTGCTGGTGATCTACCTGTTCAACGTCTGGCTTGGGCTATTCGCCACGGTCGGCACGCTGTTGCTGATTGGCCTGGCCTGCCTGAACGAAGCCATGACCAAAAAACCGTTGGGCCAGGCCAGCGTTTACTCGCAACAGTCCAGCCAACTGGCCACCAGCCATTTGCACAACGCCGAGACCATCCAGGCCATGGGCATGCTCGGCGCGCTGCGCAACCGCTGGTTTGCCGTGCACTCGCGGTTTCTCGGCCTACAGAACCAGGCCAGCGACACCGGCGCGGTGATCAGTTCCTTGAGCAAGACCCTGCGCCTGTGCCTGCAATCCCTGGTACTGGGTTTGGGCGCGCTGTTGGTGATCAAGGGCGACATGACCGCCGGGATGATGATCGCCGGCTCGATTCTGATGGGCCGGGTGCTGAGCCCCATCGACCAGTTGATTGCCGTGTGGAAGCAGTGGAGCGGGGCCAAGCTGGCATATCGTCGTCTCAATGCGTTGTTGCAGGCCTACCCGCCGCAGAACGACGCAATGACGTTGCCGCCGCCCAAGGGCCAGGTGAGCTTCGAGCAAGTGAGCGCGGGGCCGCCGGGGCAACGCAATGCGACGTTGCACCAGCTCGGCTTCAGCCTCGCGGCCGGCGAAGTGCTCGGGGTGCTGGGGGCTTCGGGTTCCGGTAAATCCACCCTGGCCCGGGTGATGGTGGGCGTGTGGCCGACCCTTGGAGGCACCGTGCGGCTCGACGGGGCGGACATCCACCGCTGGAATCGCGATCAACTCGGCCCGCACATCGGCTATCTGCCCCAAGACATCGAACTGTTCAGCGGCAGCATCGCCGAGAACATCGCAAGATTCAGCGAAGCCGACCCGAAAAAAATCGTCGCTGCCGCGCAACAGGCCGGTGTGCATGAGCTGATCCTGCGCATGCCCCAAGGCTACGACACGGTGTTGGGGGAGGACGGCAGTGGGTTGTCAGGCGGGCAGAAGCAGCGGGTGGCGTTGGCCCGGGCGATGTATGACCGGCCGTGCCTGGTGGTGCTCGACGAACCCAATTCCAACCTGGACACGGTCGGCGAGGCGGCACTGGCCAGCGCCATCGCGCAGATGAAGGCCCAGGGCACCACCGTCGTGCTGGTGACCCATCGCTCCTCGGCATTGGCCCAGGCCGACAAGCTGCTGGTGCTCAACGAGGGTCGACTACAGGCCTTCGGCCCGAACCAGGAGGTGTTGCGAGCATTGTCCGGCCACTCGGAGGCCCAGCGGGACTCACAGCGGGGCACACCGCAAGGCTCTCAGCAAGAACCTCCCCAACCGACACCCAACGGACTGAGCATGAGCCGCCAGTACCAGGCCGCCAGCAAACCCCGCGGCGCATGA
- a CDS encoding AprI/Inh family metalloprotease inhibitor — protein MMFCGEVAMARSLLLAEPSQLAGQWQAVLSGPQENAQTQALQDKPSNTCLVELRADQTLGGQTDCLGHWLGDEPVHWFTEPDGLSLIGKQNSRVHLGLRQAQHYQVTLKSGLIITLERSNSQDTR, from the coding sequence ATGATGTTTTGTGGAGAAGTCGCCATGGCGCGCAGCCTGTTGTTAGCAGAACCCTCGCAGTTGGCCGGTCAGTGGCAGGCCGTTTTGTCGGGGCCGCAGGAAAATGCGCAAACCCAGGCGTTGCAGGATAAACCGTCCAATACGTGCCTCGTCGAACTCAGGGCGGACCAGACCCTGGGCGGGCAAACCGATTGCCTGGGCCATTGGCTGGGGGATGAACCGGTCCATTGGTTCACCGAACCCGACGGTCTTTCACTGATTGGCAAGCAAAACTCCAGGGTTCATTTGGGGCTGCGCCAAGCGCAGCACTATCAAGTCACCTTAAAGTCAGGCCTGATCATTACGTTGGAACGAAGCAATAGCCAGGACACTCGTTAA
- a CDS encoding serralysin family metalloprotease encodes MSKVKTNVIDSSEQLLWAPQPLAASSSAFNQINNFSHQYDRGGDLTVNGKPSYSVDEAATQLLRDGAAYQDRDGSGKIELTYTFLTSASSSTMNKHGISGFSQFSAQQKAQAALAMQSWADVANVTFTEKASGGDGHMTFGNYSGGQDGAAAFAYLPGTGAGYDGTSWYLINSSYTQNKNPDLNNYGRQTLTHEIGHTLGLAHPGDYNAGEGSPTYDDATYGQDTRGYSVMSYWSESNTDQNFSKGGVEAYASGPLMDDVAAIQKLYGVNTNTRTGDTTYGFNSNTGRDFLSASSSSDKVVFSVWDAGGRDTLDFSGFTQNQKINLNDASFSDVGGMVGNVSIAKGAVVENATGGSGSDLLIGNSVANELKGGAGNDILWGAGGADKLWGGSGSDTFVFAASTDSRPGATDQILDFVSGFDKIDLTGITKGAGLHFVNAFTGAAGDAVLSSSGGNSLLSVDFSGHGVADFLVSTVGQAALSDIVA; translated from the coding sequence ATGTCGAAAGTCAAAACCAACGTTATTGATTCTTCCGAACAACTGCTCTGGGCCCCGCAACCCTTGGCGGCCTCCAGTAGTGCATTCAACCAGATCAATAATTTCAGCCACCAATACGACCGTGGCGGCGACCTGACCGTCAACGGCAAGCCGTCGTACTCCGTCGACGAGGCGGCCACTCAGTTGCTGCGCGACGGCGCGGCCTATCAGGACCGGGACGGCAGCGGCAAGATCGAGCTGACCTACACGTTCCTGACTTCCGCCTCCTCAAGCACCATGAACAAACACGGGATCAGCGGTTTCAGCCAGTTCAGCGCCCAGCAGAAAGCCCAGGCAGCCTTGGCCATGCAGTCCTGGGCGGACGTGGCCAACGTGACATTCACCGAGAAGGCCAGCGGTGGCGACGGCCACATGACCTTCGGCAACTACAGCGGTGGCCAGGACGGTGCGGCGGCGTTCGCCTATTTGCCGGGGACCGGCGCCGGTTATGACGGCACGTCCTGGTACCTGATCAACAGCAGTTACACCCAGAACAAGAACCCGGACCTGAATAACTACGGCCGCCAGACCTTGACCCACGAGATCGGCCACACCCTGGGCCTGGCGCATCCCGGCGACTACAACGCCGGTGAAGGCAGCCCGACCTACGATGATGCCACTTACGGCCAGGACACCCGTGGCTACAGCGTCATGAGCTACTGGAGTGAAAGCAATACCGACCAGAACTTCAGCAAGGGTGGCGTCGAGGCCTATGCGTCGGGTCCGTTAATGGATGACGTCGCGGCCATCCAGAAACTCTACGGCGTCAATACCAACACTCGGACCGGCGACACCACCTACGGTTTCAACTCCAACACCGGTCGCGATTTCCTCAGCGCTTCCTCGTCCTCGGACAAAGTGGTGTTCTCGGTATGGGACGCGGGCGGACGCGACACCCTGGATTTCTCCGGTTTTACCCAGAACCAGAAAATCAACCTCAATGACGCTTCGTTCTCCGACGTTGGCGGCATGGTAGGTAACGTTTCCATTGCCAAGGGCGCTGTTGTCGAGAACGCCACCGGCGGCTCGGGCAGCGATCTGCTGATCGGTAATTCGGTGGCCAACGAACTCAAGGGCGGTGCCGGCAACGATATCCTCTGGGGTGCTGGTGGCGCGGACAAGCTGTGGGGCGGTTCCGGTTCGGATACCTTTGTGTTCGCCGCCAGTACCGACTCGCGTCCGGGCGCAACGGACCAGATCCTCGATTTCGTCAGTGGCTTTGACAAGATCGACCTGACCGGTATCACCAAAGGTGCGGGCCTGCATTTCGTGAATGCCTTCACGGGGGCGGCGGGTGACGCGGTGCTGTCGAGTTCGGGTGGCAACAGCCTGCTGTCGGTGGACTTCTCCGGGCATGGCGTGGCTGACTTTCTGGTCAGCACCGTCGGCCAGGCAGCGCTCTCGGACATCGTAGCCTGA
- a CDS encoding LysR family transcriptional regulator, with protein sequence MSTPDLNLLVTLDVLLSEGSVARAARRLQLSPSAMSRALARLRETTGDPLLVRAGRGLVPTPRALELREQVGQLVQDAQAALRPVQAPDLGRLNRTFTLRTREGFVENFALDLMAHINAQAPGVRLRFVDKADRGSTALREGSVDLETAVVDASTSPELRTQALFGDRVIGVVRSGHPLSRVEVTSSEYLAGGHIGISLRGLDHGPVDDALGPLNLARDIVTTVPGFSTALGLARSSDLIASVPERYTASLRVGMHSFALPFAVPGFTISMLWHPRLDADPVHRWFRSCLREVCGRKTAEI encoded by the coding sequence ATGTCCACACCTGACCTCAATTTGCTTGTCACCCTCGATGTACTGCTGTCTGAAGGCAGCGTGGCCCGGGCCGCTCGACGGCTGCAGCTGAGCCCGTCGGCCATGAGCCGGGCACTGGCGCGGTTGCGTGAAACCACCGGCGACCCGCTGTTGGTGCGGGCCGGGCGCGGCCTGGTGCCCACGCCCCGCGCGCTGGAACTGCGCGAGCAGGTCGGCCAACTGGTGCAGGATGCCCAGGCGGCACTGCGGCCGGTGCAAGCCCCGGACCTGGGGCGGTTGAACCGGACCTTTACGCTGCGCACCCGCGAGGGGTTCGTGGAAAACTTCGCCCTCGACCTGATGGCCCACATCAATGCACAAGCACCCGGTGTCCGCCTGCGGTTCGTGGACAAGGCGGACCGGGGTAGCACAGCCCTGCGCGAGGGCTCCGTGGACCTGGAAACCGCCGTTGTGGACGCGAGCACCAGTCCAGAACTGCGAACGCAAGCGTTGTTCGGCGACCGCGTCATTGGTGTGGTGCGTTCAGGACATCCGCTGAGCCGGGTAGAGGTGACCTCTTCCGAGTACCTGGCAGGCGGACACATTGGCATCTCCCTGCGCGGGCTGGATCACGGCCCTGTTGACGACGCCTTGGGCCCCTTGAATCTTGCACGGGACATCGTCACTACCGTCCCGGGCTTTTCCACGGCGCTGGGCCTGGCCCGCTCCAGCGACCTCATCGCCAGCGTTCCGGAACGCTATACCGCCAGCCTGCGCGTGGGGATGCACAGTTTTGCGCTGCCGTTTGCGGTGCCCGGGTTCACCATCTCCATGCTTTGGCACCCGCGCCTGGATGCCGACCCCGTGCACCGTTGGTTCAGAAGCTGTCTGCGGGAAGTGTGTGGGCGCAAAACCGCCGAGATTTAG
- a CDS encoding DUF1652 domain-containing protein yields the protein MNKGSFSKVTFPNACQLMRWHFHPMGFEASMDAPGSMVARLFDRASGETMIAIAGIPCATVMNAPDVERIIEAVEAELEAFVPPVGLRRFAS from the coding sequence ATGAATAAAGGATCTTTCAGCAAGGTTACGTTCCCCAACGCCTGCCAGTTAATGCGCTGGCACTTCCACCCCATGGGATTTGAAGCCAGTATGGACGCACCGGGGAGCATGGTTGCCCGGCTGTTTGACCGTGCCAGCGGCGAGACCATGATCGCTATTGCAGGCATCCCCTGCGCGACCGTGATGAACGCCCCGGATGTGGAGCGAATCATCGAAGCGGTGGAGGCCGAGCTGGAAGCTTTCGTGCCACCGGTTGGCTTGCGGCGATTTGCCTCCTGA
- a CDS encoding UvrD-helicase domain-containing protein, which produces MSQHTPDLPPDLLPLAQMPLFKRLAARFFGHGLTRLRAQHRASWLHGQADGFRSGHTAGFDYGYQEGKAEGLEEGRQVLLIRDSRSTEHPAPKVDDLLFDDWRLPLSAELKKRIKADVARLLPAQAQPSAAQWKMIFSDTPATSVVAGAGAGKSTTLVLRIVLLSHYLGFELDSMTVVTFTRESRKDFIQKLIEVFALWGRTVSLKDARDLVRTFHSRILPMVRSLPGFERLQAFETLSPRAGQGDDDAQDNPFDLRINEAQRQQLNACYHALYRRDERFRELIKPLSRHALQLKELERDHPDVQKRVAVTELAAQRDEELCDGIEDLWFRAGAWPIKGIEPNRQTFEINGATFHCHGYAPSLDAWVMLGFDPREDARLSRPGAKLSIRAEWAVKRTLFQAFCRKPLIWLESYEASKRVLASLAGDASAGPGFDYKVKGELGSAPLLDCFVAAAGFIENLGLDVPDAVGRMCFSQDDPDRYFFEALSRYWRAFEDHLLDQSPPVMTYNRMFALFSEHSPENFKLLSDSLLRPLSHLMIDEFQDVSPQIVSWLRASLREVRSRGPAMHVGRGAQRSSLLCVGDDWQSIYGWRGSSPSYFTGFDKQFPSPTSTRVMLTDNYRSHQHIIDAAEHIVRAATAIPGKKAKASGKPRSLSPVNVLDRDDEGLAQRLDEHYRKGDSILMLYRKSSDKLLIQNHISSTVNVDSNLPYEARRLRQMTYHSAKGLQADAVFLLGDCQHLTSSPYKNQVYRMAGLGRDGDAEPYDTAQKDEILRLAYVGITRAVQHCYWYVDGQDGQAANGPKASDRIGAGKPFFADHRRNRG; this is translated from the coding sequence GTGTCGCAACACACTCCCGATCTTCCCCCCGACTTACTGCCCCTGGCCCAGATGCCGTTATTCAAGCGCCTGGCCGCTCGCTTTTTTGGTCATGGCCTGACGCGCCTGCGCGCCCAGCACCGGGCCTCCTGGCTGCACGGTCAGGCCGACGGCTTTCGCAGCGGACATACCGCCGGTTTTGACTATGGCTATCAAGAAGGCAAGGCCGAAGGGCTGGAAGAGGGTCGTCAGGTCCTGTTGATCCGCGACTCGCGCAGTACCGAGCATCCAGCCCCGAAGGTTGATGACCTGCTGTTTGACGATTGGCGCCTGCCGTTGTCAGCCGAACTGAAGAAGCGCATCAAGGCGGATGTCGCTCGATTGCTGCCGGCCCAGGCGCAACCCAGTGCGGCGCAATGGAAAATGATTTTCAGTGATACGCCCGCGACTTCGGTGGTGGCCGGCGCGGGTGCGGGCAAGTCCACCACATTAGTGCTGCGTATCGTGCTGCTGTCGCATTACCTGGGTTTCGAGCTGGACTCGATGACTGTGGTGACCTTCACCCGTGAGTCGCGCAAGGACTTCATCCAAAAACTGATTGAAGTGTTTGCCCTGTGGGGGCGAACGGTCAGCCTCAAGGACGCTCGCGACCTGGTGCGCACCTTTCATTCGCGCATCTTGCCCATGGTGCGCAGCCTGCCTGGATTCGAACGGCTCCAGGCCTTCGAGACCCTGAGCCCTCGTGCAGGACAGGGCGATGACGACGCCCAGGACAATCCCTTCGACTTGCGCATCAACGAGGCACAGCGCCAACAACTCAACGCCTGCTATCACGCTCTTTACAGGCGTGACGAGCGCTTCCGTGAGCTGATCAAACCGTTGTCGCGGCATGCATTGCAGCTCAAGGAGTTGGAGCGGGACCACCCGGATGTGCAAAAACGCGTGGCCGTGACCGAACTGGCCGCCCAGCGTGACGAAGAGCTGTGCGACGGGATCGAAGACCTGTGGTTTAGGGCCGGCGCCTGGCCAATCAAAGGGATCGAACCCAATCGCCAGACATTCGAGATCAATGGCGCGACATTTCATTGCCATGGCTACGCCCCATCCTTGGACGCTTGGGTGATGTTGGGCTTCGACCCGCGAGAAGACGCCCGGCTGAGTCGGCCAGGCGCTAAGTTGAGTATCCGTGCGGAATGGGCGGTAAAGCGCACCTTGTTTCAAGCTTTCTGTCGTAAGCCGCTGATATGGCTTGAAAGTTATGAGGCGTCAAAGCGCGTGTTGGCATCTCTGGCGGGTGATGCCAGCGCGGGGCCCGGGTTCGATTACAAGGTCAAGGGCGAGCTGGGTTCGGCGCCGTTGCTGGATTGTTTTGTCGCCGCCGCCGGTTTTATCGAGAACCTTGGCCTGGACGTGCCGGATGCCGTGGGACGGATGTGTTTTTCCCAGGATGACCCGGATCGCTATTTCTTCGAGGCATTGAGCCGTTACTGGCGGGCATTCGAAGATCATTTACTCGATCAGTCGCCGCCGGTCATGACCTACAACCGGATGTTCGCGTTGTTCAGCGAGCATTCGCCGGAAAATTTCAAACTGCTCAGCGATTCACTGCTGCGGCCCTTGTCACACCTGATGATCGACGAATTCCAGGACGTTTCGCCGCAGATTGTCTCATGGCTTCGCGCCAGTCTTCGCGAAGTGCGCAGCCGTGGCCCGGCCATGCACGTAGGGCGCGGCGCACAGCGCTCTTCCTTGCTGTGTGTCGGAGACGATTGGCAATCGATCTATGGCTGGCGTGGCAGTTCCCCGAGCTATTTCACGGGGTTCGACAAGCAATTCCCATCGCCGACGAGCACTCGGGTGATGCTCACCGACAATTACCGCAGCCACCAGCACATCATCGATGCCGCCGAGCACATCGTGCGCGCAGCGACGGCTATTCCAGGGAAAAAGGCCAAGGCCAGCGGCAAGCCTCGTTCGCTGAGCCCAGTCAACGTGCTGGACCGCGACGACGAAGGCTTGGCGCAGCGGCTGGATGAGCACTATCGCAAGGGCGATTCAATTTTGATGTTGTATCGAAAAAGTAGCGATAAGTTACTGATTCAAAATCATATTAGCTCGACAGTTAATGTGGATTCTAACCTGCCTTACGAAGCGCGGCGGCTGCGGCAGATGACCTATCACAGTGCCAAGGGCCTGCAGGCCGATGCAGTATTTTTGCTCGGCGACTGCCAGCATCTGACTAGCTCGCCCTACAAGAATCAGGTCTACCGAATGGCTGGGTTGGGCCGGGATGGTGATGCCGAGCCCTACGACACTGCGCAAAAAGACGAGATTTTGCGCTTGGCCTACGTGGGGATTACCCGTGCCGTGCAGCATTGCTACTGGTACGTTGACGGTCAGGATGGGCAGGCTGCCAATGGGCCGAAAGCTTCGGACCGTATCGGGGCGGGGAAACCGTTTTTCGCCGATCATCGCCGGAATCGTGGTTGA